In Neosynechococcus sphagnicola sy1, the genomic stretch AGCGATCGCCTGATGACGGCGCTGGAACAAGAGGGCGGTCAAGGGTTAATGCGTCATACTGTGGAGCAAATTGTGGTCACGGGCGATCGCTGTAGCGGTGTGGTGATCCGCAATCAAAAAACCGGAGCCACCTGGACGGAAGGGGCGGATCAGGTGGTTGCCAATGTCACGGTGCAAAATCTGGTACAACTCCTAGGAGATCGGGTTCCTCAAGGGTACCGTCAGCGCGTCGAGTCATTGCCCCCGCTTTCAGGAGCCTTTGTGGTCTACCTGGGAGTCAATCAGCGAGCCATTCCTGAGGATTGCCCACCGCATCTGCAATTTTTGTACGACTACGCTGGCCCGATTGGTGAAAATAATTCCCTCTTTGTTTCTGTCAGTCGTCCCGGCGATGGTCGCGCCCCCGCAGGTCAGGCAACCCTGATTGCTTCTTCCTTTACCGATCCCAGAGCATGGCAGTGCGATCGCGACTATCACCAACGGAAACAAGATTACACTCAAACGGCGATCGCTCGTTTAAGCCAGTTTTTTCACCTCACGCCTGACACACTCTTGTATCAAGAAGCCGCTACACCCCGCACCTTTGCCCGCTTTACAGCCAGAGCTCAGGGAGTGGTGGGTGGCATTGGGCAACGCATTGCTACCTTTGGCCCCTTTGGCTTTGCCAATCGCACCCCCATTCTCGGTTTATGGTTAGTGGGGGACTCAACCCATCCGGGAGAAGGTACGGCTGGGGTGAGTTACTCGGCCTTGACCGTGGTACGCCAGATTGAAGCTGAATACAGTTAAATTCAACTCTATTCAGCTTCAATAAGAATTGAATTATAGCAGTTACCGATCTCGTGTGGTACAAGTAACAATCTGAAACCATTTCCCTGTCTCATTCAGGCGCACTTCATGTTACGAAGAACCGCTATATATAGGTTGCATTTTGAGATTTCAAAGCTTGTACTCACACTGATAAAAACGATAAAAAAACTTATACTAGCTTTGATTTTATGGAAATTCGTCTTCTTTAAATAAAATTTTCGGAAGATTAAAATTAATTTGTTTTTAACATTAACAGAAAAGCTGATCCAATTTAGCATTGTTTGAATTGCTCGAAATGATTAAGACGATTGATCAATCAGATTCGTAATCAATCAAAGCATCAAGAGTTATGTTTTATCGATGACAGATAATTGCATTGACATATTTAATATAAGGTGTAACCAACAGAGCTTCTATACTGCTGTTTGAATGAATTCCAGGGTACAAGCTAATTCGTATCGCTTCTCTCGTGAGCAGTGAAGTTCATCAAAATTGGATGGAAGTACCACATCGATTTTTGAATTACACAATAGGGGTGTTACAACGTTCGGAAAACCAATATCTGAACGCGACTTATCTTGTGAAGCCCAGATCAACAAAAAGAGAGTGAGGAGTATTTGGAATCAATTAAGATTTCAGTTCTGTTTCGTCGAAGTCTTCAGTTTAATCAAACAATAAGAGAGTTAAAAATGCAGTCAAAACATCTATCAGTGGCAGCATTATCCATTTTTCTTGCCCTCGCTAGTAGTCCGGCACAGGCTCATTATGGAGAAAAGTACAATACAATCCTGGCAGACTCATGGCCAAGAATGGCCGAGAATCGGGGAACAATCCAGTTCATTAGCACACATAAATTAGTACTTATGCCTCCAGATGGACACCGAATTGTGCTGATGTCTCCCCACATGGGAATGAACCCACTCACTCAAGGATTTAAGGTCGGAGAAGAGGTGGTTGTTGTGAGCGATGCCAAGTGTTTCGCTCTCAAGGTTTCCTATCCTGATAAGGTCATAGTTAGTACTCTCTCCGTACCTGAGGCTATGGTGCCCCTCGCTGTGACTCCCATCCCAGTCGTCACGCCTAGCCCCATTATTCCTCGACCTGTTGAGCCAGTAAGAGGAATGTGGTAGTAGAAAAACTCGAATAGCCGATTATGCTCCTTCTAACCAGGAAGGAGTTTTTATTCAGAGTCCTCCAATATTGGAGGACTCTGATGCCATACACTGATGCACTTCAGATTTGAACTGGTGTCAACATGTAAAGCCTATAAATCCCTAAGTTGTTGTGCATCCAAACTGCATAAAGTTGGGCTTGAACCCCATGCAGTCAGATAATCAGCTAGAAAATTGAATGCCGATTACCTGACCCCAATCTGTAGGCACAGCCTCGTCCATTGTTGGCAAATCGCAAGGCGCGTCACAACTAATAGGTCTAAATATATTCGCGCTCTGCTTCCAGCATCTTGACCAGACTGGCATTCCCCTGACTGCGGGCAACTTCTAGCCGATGCTCCAGGATGCGCTGTACATTCATGTGATGAACTTTGGAGAGTTCCGCTGAGAGACGATAGCGATTCCGGATCAACGGCACTACATCTGCTTTGGCAACAGCGACTGCCTGGGATGTAGTTGTTTGCACTAGATTTTGCTTCTCCCCAGCACCCAACTGATTCTTGGAATACGCAACGCCCCGATACATTAAGTTCATCGTGGGTTGAGGTACCGGAATATGTTTGAGATAGTGACGTTGCCAAGGTTGGCCGCGATATTTCCCGGCAATCTCGCCTTCAGTAATTTCCAGGGTAGGGTGTGTATATTCGTAAGCAACACCGCGATACATGAGTTTCATAAATTTCCGCCTCAAATGCTGTAAGGTACTGGTGTCTGGGTGAGACGAGGCGCGTTCCTTCGGGCGACTTCCCTACTTCCGTCCCTTCTCAATACCTGAAAAACCTCAGAATGCACACCATCCAGACAGAGATCGCGAGAAGAGATGAACGTTTAATTTATATTCTGTATCCTAATTTACTTTTCTGGATTAATCAGGGTGATTTTAGTAAAACTTAATGCTTTATAGGTGTTCAATGGACAATGCGGGATATCGCTGCTCTACAGCTGTCAGGGGTTGAAATCAGAAGTTGTTCTAAAGTTAGTCTCCATTCTGGAAATGCCTCCCTAAGATAGTAGGTGGGTATCGGGCGGTGTAAACGCCTAGTTACTTAACTAGACTCAGTGCTATTTGTCCGGGAGGCTCAAGCATGGTCGATACATACCAGTCCTTAGTGCGCGAATATGCATTGGATCGTGACTGCACTACCCTCTCCCGCCATGTGCTGCAACAACTACAGAGTTTTTCTCCGGATGCTCAAGATCTGAGTGCTTTGCTAACCCGGATTGCCTTGGCAGGTAAGCTGATTGCCCGTCACCTCAGCCGTGCCGGACTCATGGAGGGGGTTCTGGGTTTCACGGGCACTGAAAACGTGCAGGGTGAAGCGGTGAAGAAGATGGATGTGTACGCCAATGAGGTCTTCATTTCTGTCTTCAAGCAAAGTGGTTTGGTTTGCCGGCTTGCCTCGGAGGAAATGGAGAAACCCTACTACATTCCAGAAAACTGCCCAATTGGGCGCTACACTTTGCTCTATGACCCGATTGATGGATCTTCCAACGTGGATATCAATATCAATGTGGGGTCGATCTTCGCCATTCGCCAACAGGAAGGAATAGATGCGGATGGCTCCGGCAGTGATCTGTTGCAAGACGGACATCAGCAGTTAGCGGCGGGCTACATTCTCTATGGCCCTAGCACGATGTTGGTCTACTCTATCGGCAAGGGAGTTCATGCCTTTACCCTTGACCCGAGCTTGGGTGAATTTATTCTTTCTAATGAAAACATTACGGTTCCTGATCACGGTGCCATCTATAGTGTCAACGAGGGAAACTTCTGGCAGTGGGAGGAGTCCTACCGTGACTATATTCGCTATGTCCATCGCCATGAGGGCTACACTGCTCGCTATGGCGGGGCCATGGTCGGTGATTTCCATCGCATTTTGTTTCAAGGTGGGGTGTTTCTCTACCCCGGAACCTTGAAAAAACCGGAGGGGAAACTCCGGTTGCTCTACGAATCTGCACCCATGGCGTTCTTGATTGAGCAAGCGGGGGGGCGAGCGAGTACTGGTACCCAGGAAATTTTAGAGGTGATTCCTGATCATCTCCATGCCCGGTCTCCGCTGATTATTGGGAGCAGAGAGGATGTTGCCCTGGTTGAATCCTTTATTCAAGAAAGAGCGCGGGAATTGCAGCAACCCGTGATCCTGAATCCTTAGCTGTGCGCCAGACCATTCTCTAACCTTAACTACCCTCTGATTACCCTATTGTCTATGGTCACTCTGCTTGAGAATCCCCTCCGTGTAGGTCTACAGCAAGACCGAGTTCCAGAGCCACAAATTCTCGTGATTTTCGGAGCATCTGGCGACCTCACCCAGCGCAAGCTTGTTCCGGCGATCTATCAAATGAAACGGGAGCGACGGTTGCCGCCAGAACTGACGATTGTGGGCGTGGCGCGGCGCGATTGGAGCCACGAGTACTTTCGGGATCACATGCGTGAAGGTGTGGAAGAGTTTGGGGGCGGCCTCGGCTCGATGCCGATTTGGGATGACTTTGCCCAAGGGTTGTTTTACTGTCCGGGTGATATGGATAGCCCAGAAAGCTACCAACGGTTGAAAGCCTTTTTGAGTGAACTGGATGAGAAACGAGGAACTCGGGGCAATCGGGTTTTCTATTTGTCAGTGGCTCCCCGCTTTTTCGCTGAGGCGGTGCAACAGTTGGGAACGGCAGGGATGATTGAAAACCCGCGCAAACAACGTTTGGTGATTGAAAAGCCCTTTGGCCGCGATCTGGGATCTGCCCAAGCTCTCAATCGGATTGTGCGGCAGGTTTGTGCAGAAGAGCAGGTTTACCGAATTGACCACTACTTGGGGAAAGAAACCGTTCAAAACTTGTTGGTGTTTCGATTTGCCAATGCCATCTTTGAACCCCTGTGG encodes the following:
- a CDS encoding DUF4278 domain-containing protein; protein product: MKLMYRGVAYEYTHPTLEITEGEIAGKYRGQPWQRHYLKHIPVPQPTMNLMYRGVAYSKNQLGAGEKQNLVQTTTSQAVAVAKADVVPLIRNRYRLSAELSKVHHMNVQRILEHRLEVARSQGNASLVKMLEAEREYI
- the crtD gene encoding C-3',4' desaturase CrtD, which codes for MIEPSQGKSQRVVVIGAGIGGLTTAALLARRGYSVLMVDQAQVPGGCASTFQRRGFTFDVGATQVAGLEPGGIHDRIFSELAIAPPLATYCDPACAVYLPAETQPISLWRDPQQWQQERDRQFPGSQQFWQLLQDLFQVSWRFQSRDPVLPPRNLWDLGQLLQAVRPDTLTTIPFTLATVGDALRWFGLSHNQRLRTFLDLQLKLYSQVDAEETALLYAATALGVSQAPLGLYHLQGSMQTLSDRLMTALEQEGGQGLMRHTVEQIVVTGDRCSGVVIRNQKTGATWTEGADQVVANVTVQNLVQLLGDRVPQGYRQRVESLPPLSGAFVVYLGVNQRAIPEDCPPHLQFLYDYAGPIGENNSLFVSVSRPGDGRAPAGQATLIASSFTDPRAWQCDRDYHQRKQDYTQTAIARLSQFFHLTPDTLLYQEAATPRTFARFTARAQGVVGGIGQRIATFGPFGFANRTPILGLWLVGDSTHPGEGTAGVSYSALTVVRQIEAEYS
- the fbp gene encoding class 1 fructose-bisphosphatase encodes the protein MVDTYQSLVREYALDRDCTTLSRHVLQQLQSFSPDAQDLSALLTRIALAGKLIARHLSRAGLMEGVLGFTGTENVQGEAVKKMDVYANEVFISVFKQSGLVCRLASEEMEKPYYIPENCPIGRYTLLYDPIDGSSNVDININVGSIFAIRQQEGIDADGSGSDLLQDGHQQLAAGYILYGPSTMLVYSIGKGVHAFTLDPSLGEFILSNENITVPDHGAIYSVNEGNFWQWEESYRDYIRYVHRHEGYTARYGGAMVGDFHRILFQGGVFLYPGTLKKPEGKLRLLYESAPMAFLIEQAGGRASTGTQEILEVIPDHLHARSPLIIGSREDVALVESFIQERARELQQPVILNP